A single region of the Streptomyces sp. ITFR-16 genome encodes:
- a CDS encoding MFS transporter, with product MPELSHRRRMLVLAICCMSLLIVSLDSTVLNVALPSMRQELDASVAGMQWTIDAYTLVLASLLMLAGSTADRIGRRKVFMAGLVLFTLGSALCSLAPSLETLIVFRMVQAVGGSMLNPVAMSIITNTFTDPRERARAIGVWGGVVGISMAAGPVVGGALVDSVGWRSIFWINLPVGLAALLLTLRYVPESRAQRARRPDPVGQLLVIALLGSLTYAIIEAPQKGWTSAEILFFAGLAAAALAGLLVYEPRRTDPLIDLRFFHSVPFSGATVIAVSAFAALGGFLFLNTLYLQDVRGLSALDAGLYMLPMAAVVCVLPPLAGRLVATRGPRIPLLVAGVAMAASGLMFAAFDAETETPLMFTAYVLFGLGFGSVNAPITNTAVSGMPRAQAGVAAAVASTSRQIGQTLGVAVIGAVLAAGVTGAGASYGGSSGGFVDASRPAWWIVTGCGVCVLLVGALSSGRWARGTARRTAERLAEPSVGAASGPPAGQPSSASTRS from the coding sequence ATGCCCGAGCTCAGCCACCGGCGACGGATGCTGGTGCTGGCGATCTGCTGCATGAGCCTGCTGATCGTCAGCCTTGACAGCACCGTCCTGAATGTCGCCCTGCCCTCCATGCGCCAGGAACTGGACGCCAGCGTCGCGGGGATGCAGTGGACGATCGACGCGTACACGCTCGTCCTCGCATCCCTGCTGATGCTCGCGGGTTCCACCGCCGACCGGATCGGCAGACGCAAGGTCTTCATGGCCGGGCTCGTCCTGTTCACGCTGGGCTCGGCGCTCTGCTCGCTGGCACCCAGCCTGGAGACGCTCATCGTCTTCCGGATGGTGCAGGCCGTCGGCGGCTCGATGCTCAACCCGGTGGCGATGTCGATCATCACCAACACCTTCACCGACCCCCGCGAGCGCGCCCGCGCGATCGGTGTCTGGGGCGGTGTCGTCGGCATCTCCATGGCGGCGGGCCCGGTGGTCGGCGGCGCCCTGGTCGACTCGGTCGGCTGGCGCTCGATCTTCTGGATCAACCTCCCGGTCGGCCTGGCCGCCCTGCTGCTCACGCTGCGGTACGTCCCCGAGTCCCGCGCCCAGCGGGCCCGCCGCCCCGACCCGGTGGGCCAGCTGCTGGTGATCGCGCTGCTCGGCTCGCTGACGTACGCGATCATCGAGGCGCCGCAGAAGGGCTGGACCTCGGCGGAGATCCTGTTCTTCGCCGGGCTCGCGGCGGCCGCGCTGGCGGGGCTGCTGGTGTACGAGCCCCGCCGCACCGACCCCCTGATCGATCTGCGGTTCTTCCACAGCGTGCCGTTCAGCGGGGCCACCGTCATCGCGGTCAGCGCGTTCGCCGCGCTGGGCGGCTTCCTCTTCCTCAACACCCTGTACCTCCAGGACGTGCGGGGGCTGAGCGCGCTGGACGCCGGTCTGTACATGCTGCCGATGGCGGCCGTGGTCTGTGTCCTGCCCCCGCTGGCGGGCCGGCTCGTCGCCACGCGCGGGCCGCGTATCCCACTGCTGGTCGCGGGCGTCGCGATGGCGGCGAGCGGGCTGATGTTCGCGGCGTTCGACGCGGAGACCGAGACCCCGCTGATGTTCACCGCGTACGTCCTGTTCGGCCTGGGCTTCGGCTCGGTGAACGCGCCCATCACCAACACCGCCGTCTCCGGGATGCCCCGCGCCCAGGCGGGCGTGGCGGCGGCCGTCGCCTCCACCAGCCGGCAGATCGGCCAGACGCTCGGTGTCGCCGTGATCGGGGCGGTCCTCGCCGCCGGGGTGACCGGCGCCGGCGCCTCGTACGGCGGCTCCTCGGGCGGCTTCGTGGACGCGAGCAGGCCCGCCTGGTGGATCGTGACCGGATGCGGGGTCTGCGTCCTGCTCGTCGGGGCCCTGAGCAGCGGACGCTGGGCGCGCGGCACCGCCCGCCGGACGGCGGAGCGGCTGGCCGAGCCGTCGGTCGGCGCCGCGTCCGGCCCCCCGGCCGGTCAGCCCTCGTCCGCGAGCACCAGGTCCTGA